From the genome of Setaria viridis chromosome 1, Setaria_viridis_v4.0, whole genome shotgun sequence:
TCGCACATGCTTGATAGTGTTCTTCCCATGCATCATCATCACGTGGGCTCTGCGCCAGCAATCAATCCATCACTATGGGACAGACGTCATGGCTATGCAGGGGAATTGACAGAGGCATCAAGTTTTCATCCTGGCAGTGTTGGGAGCATGGGATTTCCTGGTAGTCCTCAGCTTCATGGTCTGGAGCTAAATAACTTATTTTCTCACACTGCTGGGAATCGTATGGATCCAACTGTGTCTCCAGCTCAGATTGGCGCACCATCTCCTCAGCAGAGGGGTCCTATGTTCCATGGAAGGAATCCAATGGTTCCCCTTCCATCATTTGATTCACCTGGTGAGCGGATGAGAAGCCGGAGAAATGACTCGGGTGCTAATCAGTCTGATAATAAACGGCAGTACGAGCTTGATGTCGACCGCATTATGCGGGGGGAAGATTCACGAACTACACTGATGATTAAGAATATCCCAAATAAGTATGTATTAAAAGCACCTAATTTTATGCTGTATTTATGTTATGTCTCAGCAGTATTTGTTGTTCTGATTGCCTCATTCGGGTTTCAGGTACACCTCAAAGATGCTCTTGGCTGCTATTGATGAAAGTCATAAGGGAACATATGATTTTATTTACTTGCCGATTGATTTTAAGGTAGTTTGGATCTAATTCATATGCACTTTTGCTGCTTATTCTTTCAGATTGTAGTTGCCTGTTCATGTTACTAAATAAGATCTATCTCCTACTTTTCAGAATAAGTGTAATGTTGGATATGCTTTCATCAACATGACCAATCCTCAGCATATCATTCCGTTTTATCAGGTGAGAGAAAATTACCGAATTGGCTAAGTGCTGTACTGCATCAATGCAATAATGGTTATTTTTGCTGATGGTCAATTTATATGGCTTGCCAAATTCGTACCTTGATAAAATATGAAACTTGAATATCAGCATGCCGTCCTGAGCCATTTTGTCTTCTTTTTCAGTCTTTTAACGGAAAAAAGTGGGAGAAATTTAACAGTGAGAAGGTGGCATCACTGGCTTATGCCAGAATCCAAGggaagacagccctgattgctCATTTCCAGAACTCTAGTTTGATGAATGAGGACAAGCGCTGCCGCCCCATACTCTTCCACTCAGATGGTCCTAATGCAGGAGATcaggtatatatatattttcttttctacCTTGGTTTCTTTCCTGGCGTATTCCCTTGCCATCTTCCTTGTTCTCCAATCACATTATGCATTGCTGCCCTGTGACAAGTTTTCTCTATACCATCTTTGTCATCTGTATATACCATGAGGGCTGCTAAACACAGTTAGGTTTTGTGCAAATAAAAATGAGGGAGGTAAATGCCATGTGCCATTAGCTGAATTAACTTTATGGTAGCGACTCCACAATAGTATCTGTGGTTACCTTATCATCTGCATATTCGTACTCTGCACCATGACCTAAGATACATTTTACATGTGGGGTAAGCATTCTTGTAGAGCGCAAGTTTGGCACGTAGTTTGCTATCTTACCATTCTTTATTGGTCTCAGTGTcttacttgcaatttcagaACTTGCACTATAATTGTGCCTGCAATTCTTGTAAGCGTATTATCATGATTTTGACATTTTGTTGTGACCATCTCTCAGGAACCGTTCCCTATGGGTACAAATATCCGAGCCAGGTCGGGGAGATCTCGGACTTCCTCTGGTGAAGAAAATCACCATGATGTCCAAACAGCCTTGACCAATGGTGACACTTCTTCCAATGGAGTTGACAGTTCAGGTCCCACCAAGGATGCTGAGTAACTGAGCCGCAGCTTGCTGGATTGCTAACCACAAAGGCCCCAAGCTATAACATTTTGCAGCCCCATTTTCAGTTTACTAGTTTTTGCCCCTTTCCGATTTTGGTTTTGTTGGTACGCCCCCGATCTGTATTTATTAACTTCCATGATGCGGGTCGCCGAAGACTTAGATTGCTGCAAAAATTTTGTCTCTGGCGGGAAGCTATATGCAAGAGGGTGCTACTGGTTTCCCCAGAAGCCGTTAACCTGAAGGCCGAGGAAGGCGAAAGGCGCAGGGAGAGCCTCCAGATTTTTTGGTCGCTGTAAGAAATTAACCCCATGTTGTACAGCAGGTCCCAGTAACTTTGTGCTGAGGGGAGAGCGAAGGGAGACATTCTCATCAGTTTTTAGTGGTGGTGTGTGTGGATGGAGAGGAAGAGCCTTGCCTGCATTTTCTTTTGGAACCTTCTCTTGTGCCTTCACCTGTGTGGTATTTTGCGTCGAGGGCTCCTCTTTAAGTTGTGTGCAGAGGAAGCTCGATTTTGTTAACCGGAACAGGGCGCCTGTTGTGCGCGTCTGGATCTACCCCGGCCTCTTTGTCTTCATGGCACTGTCACCGTATTTATCAACCTTATGTACATCTACATCTATATAGTATGAGTTTTGCTGCCATCTATTCTGTGGCTGTCGTCTCGTCTCACAAGGGCACGTGCCTATATCAACGTGTCTGTAATGTTGTGTATGTTTGCGCTGTGTATGAACCTTGTTGCAACTCTGTGCTTGTTTGGTTTGGGTCCTGGCGTTAGATTTTGGTGGCCTAGGGTTGGATGATGCCTGCCATGCAGCAACCAAACAGATAGTTGGCGATTTCACAAATCTTTTGTCTTCGCTAAAATCTCTGATGACGCCGGCGACCGCCGCCAGAAGCGAGGACGACACGGCagaaagaaaagagaggatCGAAACACGTAAGGGCCATAGCGGTAACGTAGCCCGCGCCTCGTTTCTAACTAGCTAGGGTTTACGTATTATTCATAATTTCCGGATATAATATAATAAATACAGACATGTTATTGTGGAATCAGGTTGCAAGAGATGTGAGTTCAAGTTGCAGCATGGTCGCTGCAGGTACGGCCCGTCCATGCTTCAGGGTTGATGGCAACAAGACGAATTCTACACTGCTATGGGCTGTTCATGAGGCTTGCTTGGATCATGGCATTTGGCCTGGACTAGAGAATTCAAAACGACTAGTTTCCTATTTTACAGTTTGTGCATCATCAACATGTATGTGCATACAGTGGCAGACCTAGGATTTTATCATAGGGTATGCTGAAAacaaatcttatgcaattcgATAAAACCATTTACAATTTGATAAAATCATTTTCTAATTCGGTAAACGACATGCACTAAATAATATGATAAGTCttaaattcaaagattaagctagaaacaataacaaatcacaatataaatagttcaaatgaaatacaaatagttcaaaatatagcataaaagaaacttacaaTATTACTTGTTCGCTTTGTTTACCCGCCGCTTTTTGAGTGACATGAATGTCTTGATTATATCATCTTCATTCATTTGGAAGAAAATATCCCGCTCAATGAATGTGACTAGACAATCGTCCAAAATACTATCACCTAGTTTATTCCTTAACTTTGTTTTCACTATAACCAATGTAGAAAATACCCTTTCAACACTTGTTGTTGCCACTGGTAAAAGTAATATCAATTTGAGAAGCAAGTAAATCATATCATACACTTTGTGCCTCCGTGTTTGAACAAGCCTAACTGAGAGATCAACGATATTGTCTAGACCCTTGAGGCTATCATCTCATCGCATGCcatcaatataattatcaagttgcaattcaaTTATCAAGCGAAATCTTCGCCTCTCTTCGTAATCCAACcatttgtgaaattttttttgcataCATTATTATTTAATTTAATTACAAGAGTATTAATGGAGAAGAACACATCAAGAGTATTAACCGGATGCCGGCAAAGCGGAGGACGCACGCGTCGCTGTAGACCGCGACGCCCTTGTCCTGCGGGCAGGCCTACTGCGCGTCCTGGAATGCCGCCGCGACACAGGCGGAGGCGGTGACGAAGCCCGACGGAGGCTTTTGATTCAACCTTGCATCTCAAATTGGCAAAAAGATTCATCTCCATATTGAGTTTCTCATtccaacagactatccatttcCCACTCTCCAAATCCTAACAGACTATCCATTTCCCACTCTCCAAATCCCAATAGCTAGGTTCCTCTCTAAAAATATAcactctccatccactccaacaACCTCTCCATTTTGCACTCTCCATTCTGACAATTACTGCGTGTGGGACCCACACTTTGGCAAGGCAAATTGACTTGCCAAAGGCAAGCCAAATTGACTCGCCAAGTTTAGCAAGTGTGAGGGGAAGTTTGGCAAGTTGGATGAGATGAAGAGTCAGATAGCAACTTTGTTGGACCACGATTTTCTTCCTAACTTGCCAAATTTTAGCTTGGCAAGTTGGATAGCaattctcttggagttgctcttacatCCTTGTCAGAGTTCTCAGACAAGGGAGCAGCAGCTACAGATCATCCTATTGGCACCAGCAGTTTGTGCcatcagaagaagaatacaCAAGTATACGCCTATCTATCTCGTCAGTGGATGCCTAATTCTCATGTATGCCTAACTTCAGACTGTTAGACCATTCATCAACACTAAATCATGTATATTTGGCTTCAAGTTGACCGGTTGTCTTACCAACACGACAACCAGGATATTGCCCTCAATTACCATTACATTTTGTCATAAAATGAAGAATAAGCCAAACACTGGCCGTTAATTAAATCAATGCAAGTAATAACACCTTGGAGTTTTTAGAGATTTTATAGCACATCACAACAAcatcatttattttcttgaaatTCCATATCAGATCACAAGAGGGCCTATGAGTAATCAACAATCATCTAATCTGGGATGGACAGAAACTGAATTCAGTAGCATTTGCCCATGCTTTTATCTCTACCCTCTGATCCTACACCATTTTGTACATGATTTCTTGCCACAATTAACTTTACCATCTCAAGATTTCATATTGGAAGACAGAGAGATCCCATCTCAAACACAAATTGTCACAAGACTGCTCGCACCAGCCACCAATTACAAGTAAAAATGTAAGAAATATACAGTCATGTAATACCTTTCTCCAGATCGATCCCTTGTAATAATTTTCAGGCCATATTGTTGCTGACTTCATCTGTTCCAGAATTAACATCGAAGTCAAATATTCCAGCAAGGgagcagaaaaaagaaaaccaaaacTTATCCAGTCTTGTCACCTATTCACATTTATGCTTTGGGGCTTCCATGCCAGTTTCAGACATTAAACTAAACAGTGCAAGAAGAGTTGAATACAACAGCGCAAGAACGCGCACCTACATAATCACCGAAAGATCGTTGCTAGTGCAAGAAGAACAGAAAGACAAAGTCCCCAATCTCGGATGCCACACAATTCCTTGGCTCCAGCCACTAAATCCTCCCCAAGGTCCTCAAGAACGGTAGGATTCGATTTCCCAAATCACAAGCAAGCAGGAATAACTCAAGAACGCAGTCGAAAGATCCAAGAAACCGCACCTGCTCCTGTTGCATCGCCGTTCCCTCCGGCTCGTCCTCCTGGTCCATCTCCGCGTTCGCCTTGCTCTCCTCCAACAGCTCGTCGAATACCTCCTTCATATACATTCGCCCTTCCCTCATATCCTTCCACTTAGCCCTCACCTCCATGCCGCTCTTCACCACCTCCGCGTCGGACATCGGCTTCTTGCCTTTCGATTTCGAGGCGCGGACGGCATGGGTCGGGAGTGGGGGCTTGCCGGTCGCGTACTTCGGCTCCCATGCTCTCGAGACGGAGGCGGCCAGGGGCGGGAGTGGGGGCTTGCCGCCCGCGTAGCGCAGGCAGGAAGTAGCCCCGATCCCCATGCCTTTCCGCTGGGCCGCAGCCGCTGCCTcagcggtggtggcagcggagGAATTCCGGCCTCCGGCTTCCGGTGACCCATGGGCCCGTTCTTGGAGGCGCTCGGAGGGCGGAGCGGGGGGAGGCGGCTTTGCGgccacggcggtggcggcattgGACTCCTCGCTTTCGACCGGTTCTTTGGTTTGGTTGCCGTCTTGCTTCTTTCCTGAACCGGAGGCCATCCTGGCGGGAAAAGCCTGACGAAAGTCGGGGCGGAGGGACTGCTTCGCGAATTCTGGGAGAACGAAGGGGGCGGAGTGGGGATACGTGGAGGGCGTCGTTGTTAATTCAGGAGAGTCTGGGAGCTATTTATGAGGATGGAAATTAGCTGGAGTCGGTGGATGTGCAACGGAGGGTGAAGGGTGGCGTGGTTTTCCGTTTTTGGCTGTTTCGTGGTCGGATAATTGCGCTtgttatgaaaaagaaaataaaggtaAAATGTAGTGTTCATTGGTGTTCTTGCTATACAAAGGTTTCTTTTAAGTAAAATACACTCCAGGTGCCATAACCTTGGGTACATATAAATTATCGATAAATATGTCATATAAATCGATGCGTAAGTTGTTAGATGATGTGGAAGGTAGAAAAAAAATCCGCACTACATGTGTGTGTTGCAATGCACGCTCTCCGACAATGCATGTTTAGATGAGTTAACAACTTGAAATGCTATCTTTCTGATCTCTTTTTGAAAAACAATTACTAACAACGCACTTCAATTGTTGTGTTGTGCATGGGCAAAAGCAAGTGTTAGGACTGAGCCCACATTTTCCGTTGATCTTTTGTGCATATACAAATGTACTCAGACAAATTTTATGGGCAAGAAAAGAACCATAAATCAGGTTATATCCTTTATGGTAAAATTGCACAAGATTTGTTTCTTCGTACTTCTTGTGGTGAAATGTTTACTCCTTGGTTAAAAAAACAAAGTCAATTTAGGAATTTTAGGATGTATCGGTAAGGACCTTGTTTGTCACTTTGTCCCTATTTACTAGTCATATTTGGTGCTAAGCTGCATGCACGTGCAATACTAAATAGGGTAATAATTACTTGTTTTTTTAGACATATTTGTTCTagaataacttttttttttacggagggagtacattagcaacttgaaagtaaagacATGCACAATTTTAGTAATACATAGTTTCAAAGTTTTTAATGACAAGTAAATAATTTTAGATTTGTTATTCAAAATTTAGAGTGTAGGAAATTTTAGTatatgtcggtgttttaacccggcaacctatcaagggagtactcgagatagagttttggttggtgggtgttgccgaaatcaaggagtcgatggtgacgcaggaacacgatttagacaggttcgggctgctagatcgcgtaataccctacgtcctatgtgttgtatGCTCgtattcaattgaacttgttttgaggggatCCTTGCCCGCTTTTATACAtcaggggagcagggttacatgGTAGTATTTTGGTAGTATTTTGTTAGTATTTTGtataagagtactagtcggacaaGATATAGAGTCCTGCTCTAACTCagcagagtagtttccttgtattccgacaagtccttcaggagttccatgtagtctacgttgccctgtagcgtagtcttcatgtcctgagACGTCTCAAGTAtgtccccttgagtgggtccgtataGACCCTCTGGTGGGTCCAGGCATGTATGgtcgacaagccctcgagtactttgtagtcaaatgaaaGGGTTCTGAGTACTCAGCAGACATTGCTCGACTAGTCCTCGGTGCTCGTTGAGTACTTCTATCGTGGCTAGTCTTCAAGTACCTGAATACTGtcatgcggctggaaggtactcctgCCTCATTCTGACATTGGTTTTGAGTTATTTGTCTTCAAGTTTTTATATgtaagtgcgatgaaaatcgcactccatatggagtagcccccgagccttaggttgaatcgaagaatcaggctgagggtcaaactgaaTTTTCTTCATCTTTCCTTAATctctgaagaaaaagaaaattttgtccGATGGGTGAAGTGTATGCAGCCCCCAAGTGCTTTGATCGACTACGCTCAGGCGATGAAGGGGTCAACCATGATCGACGTGACCATTGGACTTCAATCTCGTGATAAATCTTGAGAGTATCAGACCGTATCAAAATTACCGGCTGCGTTGCCAGAATCTCGGGGCCGTTTTAGATCCATTGCGGTGTTATAAAAGATAAGGCTGGTAGCCTCCGTGGTTTACGTTTCCAGCCATTCGCATCTGTCATTCTCCATCTTTGAAaaaaccctagcgccgccgcttgcgccgtcgtcgccatCAGCCAAAACTAGCAACCTCAAGTAgttttctcttcctccccttACGCACCCCGTGGTGATGCGTGTGAAGAAGATAGGGAAGAAAATCGACAAATCCGAGGGAAAGGCCGCAGAGGGATCGACGAAGGAaaccaagaaggggaaagagccGCAGCTTCCCCCACCCAAATGTGGGCCTACGGATCAGACCGCCCCACCAAATCAAGCATGTGCTTGGAAGATGTCCACCATGAGGAAAGAGGCCATCCAAGAGTTGGTAGATGCGAAACTATTGTAGGAGGAAGCTGTCGTGAATTAGAGGTGTGCCTATGGTAATGCCTGGAATTTTGAGACCCATCCAAAAGAGACAGTGATTTGGGCTcactttgtggagagaggactcGATGTTTCTACATCGGTGTTCTTTAGAGGT
Proteins encoded in this window:
- the LOC140221419 gene encoding uncharacterized protein; this translates as MGIGATSCLRYAGGKPPLPPLAASVSRAWEPKYATGKPPLPTHAVRASKSKGKKPMSDAEVVKSGMEVRAKWKDMREGRMYMKEVFDELLEESKANAEMDQEDEPEGTAMQQEQMKSATIWPENYYKGSIWRKVLHDCIFLTFLLVIGGWCEQSCDNLCLRWDLSVFQYEILRW